The sequence ttggaaatatatttggaaaccaattaaaaaaatatatatcaaaaagcAACAAAAGAAGAGAATATGTGCATCGAGAATGAAGGAGAGGATAAAACAAGAATCAGAGCTAAAATATAAATCCAAAACATTCTGTCCTTTTCAACATGTAAATGAAACCAACTCAGCTGAAGGAGGGAAAGCAAGTGCAAGGTGATATCCACAAAATCACAACATCCAAGCAATTTATGAGTGAAGAAGATATGTGAGCTCTAGCATGTAAAAATAACAAACCTGAACTCGCTTGTTTCGAGCATACTGTTCAGCACTGTTGAATTTTCCTTCGCTAAACTGCATTGAGAAAAATTAGTTGTGAGTTCCATAAGTATCCATCCAGCTGCAAAAATGACAGTAAAGAATTTCACAACAAAAGTTACCTGTAGATCTGTGGTCAAGGGAGCTGTGTACATTCCACCAGAGGAAACCGTGATGACTCGAGCATCAGGTGCAGCATTCTCCAACAAAGGCAACATCAATTCAGTCATGGAATAAGTGCCCAGCACATTCACAGCAAAATTCTGTTCAAATCTGCAGTAAAAGAGAATTAAAGCAGTGAATTAATTTCTCTATATGGGAAACAATGAGACTTCAATGTGTTAAtcaaaatttggtttttgatgtaAAATATCAATAAGTGACAAGTCACCCTTCAGATGTGGTAGTTTGTTTATTCTCAAGCAAACCAGCATTGTTAACCTAAAGGCAGAAAAGTATACCCACATCAGACTTCCATTAATTCATAGGAAGTGACAAAAATATCAGTCTAAATAATTCCAAACTAAGTTCCATCAGATTGTCACATGACCAGAATCATAAAAATGAACCAGATAATTTTCTTCAATGGATTTGCAAAATATAGTTTCAGAATCATGAAAGTAAGAAGCATGTTCCATAACCACAATACGTACAGCCAGTCAGCCAGCTAGTTACAGACCTTGTACACCATAGAAATGCAAATATAACACTCTCTTTCATAGGGATTGTGTCAAAAGATGTATAACTTTACCAAAACATGAACTGGCACATTCTTTGAAGAAAACCTGGATGCGAAAGACTTGATATCACTGATAGATGAAAGATCACAAACCTGCAAGAGTTAAAAGTAGCAAGGCATTTAACATCAGAACAAAGTGCTTAAAAATTGCTGTCCATGCACCATGTTAGCAACCATAAATACAATACAATtcccacttttttttaattcaccaaAAGTTTTCAAATAGAAGTTCTTGAGCATAGAGAGATTCGCTAACAGTTAAAAAGGAACAAAATCACTGCCGGAGTGGTCAGCATCATACCTCCAAATGGACCTTTTGGTTTCCTGTTGTAGATTGAATTTGAGAAAGAGCAGCCTCCCCTCTCTCCTTGCTACGACACACCATATACACTGTTGCCCCACTGAATAACATTATTGACAAAATATAGAGCTacgataaatatttaatttcaagaacGTTTTTAAAGACCTTAaattcaagaagaaaagaaagcacTTTATATGATATGaagttaaaaggaaaaaaggatgATAACCGTGATGCAAGACCCTCGGCAGTTGCATAACCAATGCCAGAATTAGCCCCTGTTACTACACAATTCTTCCCATCAATCCTCGCCTGCGTATCTTCCGGGTTGAATTTCTTGGAGTGTTCCCTGTAAATAATCATGGGAAATTCGTATTATTCAAGAACGAAAAGAAAACATGGACAACACGACGTCAGAGATAAAACAGAGgccaagaagaaaaaagagataacAAAGACATGGAAGTTTACTTACATGAAAGCGGATTTGGTGAAATTGAGGTACCCATAAACACCAAATGCAGTAGCTCTCCATGTCTGTTACCACAGGACAGGCACAAAAATTCCActttagttataaaaaaaaaaagacaggaaAAGAGGAcagaaataaaagagagagggagggattGCAGGGGTACCTTGAGAAGGAACATCGAGAGTGATCTAACAGAATGGACGTGGATTTCGAAATGCAGTGTTGCGATTACCATATAATATTGCTCGGTTTGTTATTCGTGTACTCTTCAAAGTTc is a genomic window of Populus alba chromosome 5, ASM523922v2, whole genome shotgun sequence containing:
- the LOC118061793 gene encoding uncharacterized protein isoform X1 — protein: MVIATLHFEIHVHSVRSLSMFLLKTWRATAFGVYGYLNFTKSAFMEHSKKFNPEDTQARIDGKNCVVTGANSGIGYATAEGLASRGATVYMVCRSKERGEAALSQIQSTTGNQKVHLEVCDLSSISDIKSFASRFSSKNVPVHVLVNNAGLLENKQTTTSEGFEQNFAVNVLGTYSMTELMLPLLENAAPDARVITVSSGGMYTAPLTTDLQFSEGKFNSAEQYARNKRVQVALTENWAEMYKDKGISFYSMHPGWAETPGVANSLPDFNKSLSGKLRTSEEGADTVIWLALQPKEKLTPGAFYFDRAEAPKHLMFSATRGSHSLINNIVEDLRSMSRLSS
- the LOC118061793 gene encoding uncharacterized protein isoform X2, which produces MVIATLHFEIHVHSVRSLSMFLLKTWRATAFGVYGYLNFTKSAFMEHSKKFNPEDTQARIDGKNCVVTGANSGIGYATAEGLASRGATVYMVCRSKERGEAALSQIQSTTGNQKVHLEVNNAGLLENKQTTTSEGFEQNFAVNVLGTYSMTELMLPLLENAAPDARVITVSSGGMYTAPLTTDLQFSEGKFNSAEQYARNKRVQVALTENWAEMYKDKGISFYSMHPGWAETPGVANSLPDFNKSLSGKLRTSEEGADTVIWLALQPKEKLTPGAFYFDRAEAPKHLMFSATRGSHSLINNIVEDLRSMSRLSS